One part of the Palaemon carinicauda isolate YSFRI2023 chromosome 23, ASM3689809v2, whole genome shotgun sequence genome encodes these proteins:
- the LOC137617731 gene encoding uncharacterized protein — protein sequence MSCKAHSMNSQRSPNNPPEAVCNQLNRFQEAVCNQLNRFQEAVCNQLNRFQEAVRNKLNRFQEAVCNQFNRFQEAVCNRFNRFLFQEAVCNKLNRFQEAVCNKLNRFQEAVCNKLHRFQEAVCNELNRFQEAVCNKLNRFQEAVGNKLNRFQEAVCNKFNRFQEAVCKFNFVDFCPNLHAYKFSVAKVNR from the exons ATGTCTTGCAAGGCACATTCAATGAATAGTCAGAGATCACCTAACAATCCACCA GAAGCTGTTTGTAATCAACTTAATAGGTTCCAGGAAGCTGTTTGTAATCAACTTAATAGGTTCCAGGAAGCTGTTTGTAATCAACTTAATAGGTTCCAGGAAGCTGTTCGTaataaacttaataggttccaggaAGCTGTTTGTAATCAATTTAATAGGTTCCAGGAAGCTGTTTGTAATAGATTTAATAGGTTCCT gttccaggaagctgtttgtaataaacttaataggttccaggaagctgtttgtaataaacttaataggttccaggaAGCTGTTTGTAATAAACTTCATAGGTTCCAGGAAGCTGTTTGTAATGAACTTAATAGGTTCCAGGAAGCTGTTTGTaataaacttaataggttccaggaAGCTGTTGGTaataaacttaataggttccaggaagctgtttgtaataaatttaataggttccaggaagctgtttgtaagttCAATTTTGTTGATTTTTGTCCTAACTTACATGCTTACAAATTTTCAGTTGCTAAAGTCAACCGTTAG